The following proteins are encoded in a genomic region of Rhodothermales bacterium:
- a CDS encoding peptidoglycan hydrolase has protein sequence MSISPLSDTPGAGLNPDLLRKSADPEEAAKAFEQVLVQQFVKTLTDPLFKTGLSGDEAPGWMKAYGDTQRSMLTDILTEHLVEQKTFGLSDLLLTQWQRQMGAVDPSGDAPEPAAPPVEP, from the coding sequence GTGTCCATCTCTCCCCTTTCCGATACGCCGGGCGCCGGGCTCAACCCGGATCTGCTCCGGAAGTCCGCCGACCCTGAGGAGGCGGCGAAGGCCTTCGAACAGGTGCTGGTCCAGCAATTCGTCAAGACGCTGACCGACCCGCTGTTCAAGACCGGCCTCAGCGGCGACGAGGCGCCCGGGTGGATGAAAGCCTACGGCGACACCCAGCGCTCGATGCTGACCGACATCCTGACCGAGCACCTGGTCGAGCAAAAGACGTTCGGCCTCTCCGATCTCCTTCTCACGCAGTGGCAGCGTCAGATGGGCGCCGTGGATCCCTCCGGGGATGCCCCGGAGCCGGCTGCGCCGCCCGTTGAACCGTAA
- the flgN gene encoding flagellar export chaperone FlgN: METPHPPEAPSLPEQARWLAEKLDEERSALQALEASIESQMVALRARESAEVRESTISANERLHVLTRLHEEQEAMLAGIAATIGWEGQPATIRAVADHLEREIGDHETAQRLRASRTSLMELAAETKEKSEELAYTLQYALHLGKELIQTVQSVHQPEPVSLYTPRGKTTIGGKSRPIVNRMG; the protein is encoded by the coding sequence ATGGAAACGCCCCATCCTCCCGAAGCCCCTTCACTGCCCGAGCAGGCGCGGTGGCTCGCCGAAAAACTCGACGAAGAGCGCAGCGCCCTGCAGGCGCTCGAAGCGAGCATCGAATCGCAAATGGTAGCCCTGCGCGCCCGGGAATCGGCCGAGGTGCGGGAGTCGACGATCTCGGCCAACGAGCGGCTGCACGTCCTCACGCGGCTCCATGAGGAGCAGGAAGCGATGCTCGCCGGCATCGCCGCCACCATCGGCTGGGAGGGGCAGCCCGCTACGATCCGGGCCGTCGCTGACCACCTCGAACGCGAGATCGGCGACCACGAAACGGCGCAGCGGCTCCGAGCAAGCCGCACTTCGCTAATGGAGCTGGCGGCGGAAACGAAAGAGAAAAGCGAAGAACTGGCCTATACGCTTCAGTATGCGCTGCACCTCGGCAAAGAACTCATCCAGACCGTCCAGTCCGTGCACCAGCCCGAGCCGGTGTCCCTGTATACGCCGCGGGGCAAGACGACCATCGGCGGCAAATCCCGCCCCATCGTCAACCGGATGGGCTAG